The Sabethes cyaneus chromosome 3, idSabCyanKW18_F2, whole genome shotgun sequence DNA window CAATATTCACTACTTTAACATTAGACAACGTGCTGCAAACAATGTCGGATATTCAAACGCTAGTGGACATGGGCTTTCCCAAGGATAAGGCGTGAGTATTTTTGAAACTATGTGTTAAACACTGCTTAAatctatgtttttttttgcacagaGAAAGGGCCTTGCAGGTCACCGGCAATAAAGGTGTAGAAGCGGCTATGGAGTGGTTACTGGCACATGCTGACGAGGATATACCCTCGAGCAGCGGATCTTCTGATGCAGTAACGTTGCAATCGTCATCCGAGCAACCTAGTACTGCTTCAACAACTGAAACAGCTGAAACCGTCGCAGCCGATGCGTCCCCTCAAATGGCGAAGTCTCTCAAATGTGACGAATGTGGAAAATTGTTCAAGTCACAGGATGAAGTTGAGTTCCATGCTGCAAAGACTCAACACAGTAGCTTCTCGGAATCTACTGAGGAGAAAAAACCGCTGACCGAGGAGGAAAAGAAAGCACAGTTAGCTTTGCTAGAGGAAAAGATGAAACGGAAGCGACAGGAGCGggaggaaaatgaaaaaaaggaagCGTTGGAACGAGAGCGATTACGGATCAAATCCGGTAAGGATATGTTGGAAGCTCGTCGTAAACTTGAAGAGCAAGAGATGAAAAAAGTAATGGATCAAAGGCGCCGAGAAAAGATGGAAGAAAAAGAGGCACGCGAGCGTGTTAAAGCACAGATTGAAGCAGACAAGGCAGCTCGAAGAGCCAAACAATCCGGGTAAGCAAGCGTATTAAATTGCTTGAATTGAAATGCTAAATTAAGTTTAATTCCATTCCAGAGAGCAAATCAGTCCACCGATGCCTACAAGTACGGTATCATCCTCAGTGGAATCTACAGTAACTAAGCCGGTAACACCTAAATCTTACACTAATACACGCATTCAGATTCGCATGTTAGATGGAAGCGCCCTGGTCGAAACCTTCGACGCTAAGGAACAATTAGCTGCCGTTAGGCTATTCGTTCAGCTCAAGCTCGGTGCAAATCCGGCACCGTTTggttttatgactaatttcccGAAAAAAGTTTTCGGCTCGGAAGATTATGAAGTTCCACTTGACAAACTGGGTCTAGTACCGTCGGCGGTACTAATCGTAACTAAAACGCCATGAGCTTATTAGAACGTGCGGATTGAGATCTCGCATAACGTGCGGTACTATTGGTATGTATGTTTAAGGACATTTTTCGGAttaaataaaatattgaaaagGGTAAGTTTTCggatatttattaattttcttcaaaaagtaaCATTTGTATGTCAGTCGAAAGAAAGCATTTAATTTTGTCTTTTAGTGGCACCGCAACATATCAGATAAACAGACGAACTGTTTTCTTTGCttgaaaaaataatctattttatgAATTGCTTCAGTAGGAGGCAAATGACGAGGGCAAATTAAGTACACTGTTTTCTGCTTTGTGTGGCAACCAATGTCTGCTTATCTGATGCGCCCGCTTAGTGGATGCTGTTTTGATTACGCTTGTGTATAATCAAAGACAAACAGACACAACACAGACAAGAAATGCAACGACGTCTTGACTGGTTGCGATATCTGTATCACGCTTTTTATCACTTATCATCATAGATTGAACGCCAATCGTGCACTTTACTTctaaaaatttactatttacatTCTCTTAAAGTTCAAAACCCTTTGGGCGGAGTTTCTGCCcttattttatgacgattttgtAACTTCAGCTGTAGAGCGCATAAAAGAAATTCGAAATTGTTCTTTGAATCGAAATGGGTGCATTTCGTAGAATTCTACAGTTGTACATAATGTGATGCGTTGCTTTAGATATTGCGTTTACGTAAAACTAAGAATTCTGTGAATCTTCACTTATTCTTAAGCTAGATTTTCTATGAAGCTGAATAACTTATATAAATTCGGGcagaaaattgtaaatattgaagtttttttaagaaaagatTACAAAAAGAACCGTCTGAGTTTTTAGCGAAACCTAGAAAATGCACGCAAATATACCAGACAAATTTTTGCTGCACGAGAAAATTTTAATGTGGAAAATAAATCACTTTAGAAAAACAGAAGAGTTTGATCAAACGTGTAATAATGTGGACGTTCACGACATTGGTTAGTAATTAATTCTAAGCAAAGAGTTACAACAAAGGTAAATAATTATAAAGAGTTCCTAGGTCAGATTATCACCTTAAGAACGTTTTAGAAAGTTCAAATTGTCGTCCACTTCAACAGTTGAATCAACTTATATACATTCACCAGCAGTCTCATGGTTCTGTTCTCATCAGATTTTTTACGATTATATTCCTCTAGAAACTTTCGATGCAGATCATATGGGGACATGTGCGTTTTGTCAAACCTGGACAGTGGCACGGTTCCTGGGTACACGATTTCTTTGTTCATGTTGCAATTGGTGATAATTGTTTCGCTAGGATAATTGATTGTAACTTCTTCAAATCGGATTCCATCACAATCGGTCAGTTCGAGGTTCTTGTCGAAGCAAATGCgaatttcattcaaaaattgaaGCTTTGTCTCCTTATCGTGAAAACATTCTATGGCAACGTTTTTCTGCAATTTATCCATCAAAACTTTGTGGATATCGATGACGGTGAAGTTCATGCCCGGTGTAATTCCACCCTCGGTCAAGATATCGGCCATGGAATGCTGTTGAAGCCAAGAGAGACCCTGACCGAAATATTTGTTTTCATTGTTCAACTGATTCAGTACAGCTGCAGCACAAGTTCCATGCTTAAGCCATTCATGGCGCCAAAGGGAGTCATAGGGTTTATTTTTCTCCACGTTAGTCCAAAACTGTTCCAGCTGCTGTTCTATTGATTCTAGTTCCGTTACATTGAATAGGGCCGTTTTGTTGCAAAAGCTCGGGCCGATGGTGCCCTTCTTGGTAGGCCAGATGCCGTGGATGGTCCAGACATTTTTCGGTGAAGGTAAACCGCATATGTTACTTGCACTCTTCTCACGCCATTCGTAGCACGCCGTAATAGGCCACCGCTGGGTGAAGATTAGTAGATCGAACTCTGTGTCTTCCTCTACAGCTTCATTTTCCATCACCTCATCGGAAGACGATTCGGAAGAATATATTTCTTCGGATGAACTAAAATCAAACGGAAAGATGGGATTGGATGGATTActtttcgaaattttcaaattaaatttttttttaaacaaatgaaCAACCTATCTCAAACGCTAACGAGCTGAAAATCAATTAACGCTGAATTTCAGCTGTTCATCATCTTTGCATCATGGTTTTTCTTATGAAACAAATGAAATTGGGTTGCACATTAGAACCAAAAATTGTTAAACATTGTTATTGTATGCATGCATTGTTAAATAATGTTATGTATGCATTTAACTTGTGTATTACGCAACGTTTTTGAAATAATATGCCGCTTTCTGAAACATAGCGATTCAAGCGTAATACTAAATGGCAGCAAATTCTGCCGGGTTAGAAGGAGGACCGATCTTTCCAATTTATTTGTAGAGTAGTATTTCTAAACCCTTGCTATAAATCAAAGAAGCTAGCAAAATACTACTCCAATTTTACTACACTTAAGCATATATTTATTCATCGCCTGTATAAGAAGGCATTCGAAATGTAATCTGATCTTCTACATTGTGTTAGCAAAACAAAATCtgtgtgctacattccgttatcgaaacttgagtttctgttgttttttattGACAAACTTCGCTGCTAAGGCTAGAGTACAAAATAATCGTGGGACCCGTTGGCATGAGGCACAACACAGGTACCAAAATCCAGttgtcatatttttgaatctcgactggaagcaAGTgttagtcaataggatcatagcgcTACTAGTGCTGCACTAGTTTCACGATCACCCTGTACTGTAACAGTTGGTTGCGAATTCTGTCGCATAAATATTGAAGGTCCACTTTCAAAAAATGGAAGATGTAGTACCACCATGAAGCACGAGCTGATTATTTACGAATGTAAGAGACTTGAAGTTACCATTTCCTTCAAGACATCAAGTtggataatatattttataatcaTATATTAACACATTTACTTTACAGAAATTTGAAAACATTCAATTGAAATCAATTTGTACGCTACGTCATTATATATCTActtgtttatcgagaaaaaaactgCAAATGAATTAGAATTTTGGCTTAAAAAGGATGGTGTATGTCGAACTTATCCTGATCGCCAATGTCACCGTATGTAATCAATTGACATTTTCTACTTACTCTTCCGCCAGGACGACGCTACTGTGCAGGTAGATCACCGAGAGAAGTATAACCAGATATTTCAATTTCATCATTTAGGTTTTTAGGTCTGTTTTCGTTCGGAGAGTAAAAACTTTCACCTACACATTAGCCAGACTGTTATTGTCTTTCGTTCTAAGTAGGGGATATTCGTTCGGTGCACTTTTATAATTGACTTTACTTTAACATCGGCTAGAACCTACTGCTAGCGGTGAATTAGAGAAACACAATTAGATCACTTGCTTTTTTTCAGCAGCACAATGGAAATTCTGCGACTGAAGTACATCTaatcaaaatattgaatgaaaaatatgcgTCGTTGTCAAACCAGGGGTGACAGCTAACGTCAAGCAATTGAGGGATAGGAAAGAGGGTTCCTTTTATAGCAACCTTTATAGCTAGATTTGTATTTGATGTTTTATTTGGttgaacaaaaacaaatttGCATAGTTTGTTTTCTAAAATTTATCTACACCTAATCTAAATTATCatttggaaagtttttttttttaaatttttaacaagTAGGATTACATTGAACATGTTGGACGCGTGGAAGATATGTGTTTCTTATTCGGAATGAAAACACATCCAATTTTGATCAATTTTCTTTTACACAGCAAATATTCCGAAACACACCCCGATCTTTAAACATGcgtaaattttaatcaaaaatcaTGAAAAGACATATTTAAGACCTGCTTGATATATTTTGGTCATATCTTTTAAATAGATTATTTCTTGAAATGCTTTTAATTCATTTTGTTGACAGTATACCACGATGAAAATTGACTGGTTACATCGAAGGATTCAGTCGGTCGGCAAGCAACTGGAATTCGTAAAATTTTTGAGTACTGAATTTTAAATacttattatttttcaaaatattctgcacgtTTAGTTCGAGAGTCACATCTCATTTATAGAAAGGAATCTATGTGCCATTTCATGGTTTGATATAGAACTAAATGTAGTAAATTTTAATTCTACAGTAagattatagcaaaaaagatTGTTCTTCAACACGAATAATTGAAGTGAGATAAATATACCGTTGTACCACTAAAGCAATCAAAGTCTCTAAACTGTTTAATGCAGTTATTTATGTATTTACTGATTCATAGGTATATCTTACACTGCTGTCTCctgaataaaatattttataatttgaCTGAAACTCTCTAGATCAGCAATCTTTGTTGGTCACTATTAAACGATACTTACTTCttacctacttacttacttctagcagcatagagccgtggTGGGTGCAGCAGTATCAAAAGCTTGTCTCAAGAGGTTTCCAGTAAGTCGTAGaagtagtcgtagtcgtagaaTTTATAGGCATTGTGGTATAGAAGGTAATGAAAGAGCAGACGAGTTAGCCAGATCTGGATCTGCAATGGAATTTATACGTCCCGAACCTTTCTGTGGGGTATCCAATAGTACGTgcaagatggaactgaaaaaatgggaagaGAATCAGGTCATATTGAACTGGAATAATACTCTATCAGCCTGTCAAGCAAAACGGTTTATTAAGCCAAATGCCTCAATCACGCAAAAGCTATTGaatctttcaaaaaaaaaaaaagatttgagtacttttaacggagtggttactggtcattgtctaagcaaatatcatctgaaggtaataggaaagcttaatgatgatagatgtcgtttctgcaatctagagtgtgaaagtgctcatcatatactgtgcgaatgcacggcattattcaataaaaggcgCAAATTTCTCGATAAAGGACTGTTGAAGCCGTCGAAAATATGGGCTAGTTCTCCTCAGAAAGTAgtacaatttattctcaacatattaccgtgttgggatgatgccttcaattaaaataacaattactaaacaacatagtagctgttcataagtaaaggcatacagcaaaagaggacacaccacaatagatcaaagaactggtcgcagtggtccaaggtccccaacaaggaaaaaaaagtcgtagaagtgcgtagtaatcagagattacttttgtaatcatcaACGAatcaattaggtaatcaatggtaatcagtagagtaatcaatgataatcttaagtaatcattggtaatcatgattaatttaggTAATcccaagagattgattactggtaatcagaggtaatcagtaaagtaatcaaaaataacttttttcaaaggtgcgtagtaatcattgctgttggaaaccccttggtttgTCTCCACTGTGCTCGGTCATGTGCTACTCGATATAGGGTATGGGAGGGTATTTTTaacaggtttctaaattcagcctatttgccttttctttcgccaataaaaatacttttccgacatacaattttaatatgttataactattttttcaagactgtaagtaatctactattttttattcaaagaacgtcaaaaccacctgttcttccactagagctaggccataggccgaaaaaatagatgccatcgcttaatgggctgaaaataccctcccgtgccctatattCGTGGAGCATCTCGACACTTGCAAGTCGGTTTAAACCTGGTTGAGCAATCTAGCACATttggtccctctattcctgttgcctgtggagttcttgaagagtactgatttcactgtacagtcggCCGGCATCCTTGTGCCGTGGCCGGCCCACCCACCGTAGCCTTCCGACTTTCGAcaggtatacgatgggaatccctCCAAGTAGTACCTGCCGCTCGTGCttgccttcgccactctccgcttttcgtttgtaccTCACCTTAAATAGTGCGCAAAACCTTTCTTTCACATACGACAAGTGGCACGTgggtcttccgtaagcaaagttacagtttcaagtccgataaggactaccggtcggcttagcgttttgtacatcgtcagctttgtacggcggggtatgcttcttgatcgaatcCGCTTGCGGAGAGAAGCAGGCCCGACTTCCAGCTTAAACGTGTCGTTacatctccttactcgtattattgtcggcggtgactagAGATTCCAAGAGATCCTTATACTGCGAAGCGAAGGACGTAACACGGTAGATTTTATTTCTTTGCTCTATTTCCATTTTCCTTTGGTTCGGTATTAATTGAATCGAATTGAATAATGTGAATGTGAATAATGTCCAGAACTCGGgatccgtgctactacggatcaaatttttgctctccgacaaatcctcctgtcgggagtacaacgtgcccacgcatcatattttcgtggatttcagggcagcatacgatacagttcaacaagaacagctatggcagataatgcacgagtacgattTTGCGGGCAGACTGACGCGGCTGCTCATAGCTACTCTTCAGCGAGTGATGTGCCACGTGCGTGTTtcgaggacactctcgagtcttttcgaatcgcgtagagggttgcggcaaggggatgggctgttctgtatgttattcaatgtcgctattgaaggtgtgacctggagagcgggcatcgaaacgagaggcgattcttcagcaagagtagccaactcctagccttcgcagatgacctcgacatcattactagaaaccttgggacggcggaggtaattaCGCCAGACTCAAACCGGAGGCAAGggggatagggttacaaatcaaggcgtcgaaaaccaaatatatgctaGGAAGAGGCTGCAGAGAAAGCAACTTTTGTCTCGCACGGACAGTgaatattgacggcgatgaactgatgTGGTtgttgagttcgtatatttgggatctctggtcaccgccgacaataatacgaaaaggcagatccaacgacgcattcaagctggaaatcgagccttttttccctccgcaagaggCTGCGATCTAGGAGCTTACGccgccgcataaagctgacgatgtacaaaacgctaatcagaccggtagtcctctacggacttgcgacagtaactttgcttacggacatacatgcactagccgtatttgaacgaaaggtgttgcggactatttttggcggactacaaacagaaagcgaagagtggcggaggtgtataAATCACGGCATTGCTTGAAGAGATtttcatcgtacacctggcgaaagttgggagactacggtggaccggccacgcGGTAAGGACGCTAGCCGATCgtgcagtaaaatccgttctcttcaaaaaccccaccggcaccaggaatagaggggcccaatgtGCTATATGGCTCGACCAGTATACGTATAACCTCGGCTAATCCACAACGTTTGGCATAGGGTTGCCAAATGGCC harbors:
- the LOC128740065 gene encoding UBX domain-containing protein 1-A, whose protein sequence is MSDIQTLVDMGFPKDKAERALQVTGNKGVEAAMEWLLAHADEDIPSSSGSSDAVTLQSSSEQPSTASTTETAETVAADASPQMAKSLKCDECGKLFKSQDEVEFHAAKTQHSSFSESTEEKKPLTEEEKKAQLALLEEKMKRKRQEREENEKKEALERERLRIKSGKDMLEARRKLEEQEMKKVMDQRRREKMEEKEARERVKAQIEADKAARRAKQSGEQISPPMPTSTVSSSVESTVTKPVTPKSYTNTRIQIRMLDGSALVETFDAKEQLAAVRLFVQLKLGANPAPFGFMTNFPKKVFGSEDYEVPLDKLGLVPSAVLIVTKTP
- the LOC128740066 gene encoding ribonuclease Oy encodes the protein MMKLKYLVILLSVIYLHSSVVLAEDSSEEIYSSESSSDEVMENEAVEEDTEFDLLIFTQRWPITACYEWREKSASNICGLPSPKNVWTIHGIWPTKKGTIGPSFCNKTALFNVTELESIEQQLEQFWTNVEKNKPYDSLWRHEWLKHGTCAAAVLNQLNNENKYFGQGLSWLQQHSMADILTEGGITPGMNFTVIDIHKVLMDKLQKNVAIECFHDKETKLQFLNEIRICFDKNLELTDCDGIRFEEVTINYPSETIITNCNMNKEIVYPGTVPLSRFDKTHMSPYDLHRKFLEEYNRKKSDENRTMRLLVNVYKLIQLLKWTTI